The following coding sequences are from one Bacteroidales bacterium window:
- the vanZ gene encoding VanZ family protein → MKLGLAIVWTLFILIGSAISGNSINQFQFLHIPYIDKVVHFIWYFVLYVLWYSYMLNRKYIYVKLKFRFLLFFTIILFGFVLEVFQKYFFIKRSAEMADFYADSLGTCWALFLFFKLYQSKYLGKYL, encoded by the coding sequence ATGAAATTAGGATTAGCAATTGTTTGGACATTATTTATCTTAATAGGTTCAGCTATTTCAGGAAATTCAATAAATCAGTTTCAATTTTTACACATTCCATATATAGACAAAGTTGTACATTTTATATGGTACTTTGTATTGTATGTTTTATGGTATTCATATATGCTAAATCGAAAATATATTTATGTAAAACTAAAATTTCGTTTTTTACTCTTTTTTACAATAATTTTATTTGGTTTTGTCCTTGAAGTCTTTCAAAAATATTTTTTCATTAAACGTTCAGCAGAAATGGCTGATTTTTATGCTGATAGTTTAGGTACATGTTGGGCTCTATTCTTATTCTTTAAGCTTTACCAATCTAAATATTTAGGAAAATATTTGTAA